From a single Deinococcus metalli genomic region:
- a CDS encoding bifunctional DNA primase/polymerase, with protein MKGRAAATAETPHPARHGAEREGRVTGTPESTNTLQEAALAALQRGWSVLPVQVSGEWAKKPAYVLVDTGHSEVKDGKTVPAWKGLQTTRPTPTDVTTWFARPNGKGLALVTGSISGVVVIDFDGPAGEALREQLGLPVHVRTGSGGSHVYFEHPGWPVTTLNGKAKEDLGKQWPGLDIRGDGGYAVIPPSRNASGPYTWLGRPGEMLPLDRLPEDLRAFLGLLEAPRPSAPRNTTPSTSYTGQRRDGSGRPPAELLLGRALDQVNAGEGRNNAGAEMVMQLRDNGYSEGEAWDVMREYVARVPQQDAHGRQDPYTEGAARATLRSIYTRPARDPWEDRRPAPSSGPTSVLASAPRSEGAPPSPVAETGDGPVVLTGDTDFARVDAALAMPHAENAVARRSQTADDLRTLLQDGRPVFALAPTHTMERTLDAAGVEWYALPRLSVTATGEQLLEELRTAMADVWGASLAGSQTFLQEELLALADARLNRGGAMYPTGLAEFDEAIGGGFYDGLHVLGGVTGGGKTALALAIAEGNARAGRPVLYVTYEQSRYELWSRMISTRTGIAQRHLRSGGTPERPVSADLQINPQYIDLIENVAPSLTVIEGDGFDGGSWGVDRIAAQVRRLKAAHDGRAPLVILDYLQRMPSGSEKDKRHQVDDIVMGLQVRLGRELHAPLLLISSVGRGKYGELATMPLEERLSVFKESGGVEYTAYTATLLYPLGAQNIQALGLEAPPLPGSSRAALKGLWKYLVLDLAKNREGEAPCQWVVRWYPVRGTFELVQALDPEALGQEVGSVGRRASR; from the coding sequence ATGAAAGGCAGAGCCGCAGCCACTGCGGAAACTCCACACCCTGCCCGCCATGGGGCAGAACGCGAGGGCAGAGTGACTGGAACGCCGGAAAGCACCAATACACTTCAAGAGGCAGCCCTTGCGGCCCTGCAGCGCGGGTGGAGCGTGCTCCCCGTGCAGGTTTCAGGAGAATGGGCGAAAAAACCTGCCTACGTCCTGGTTGATACAGGTCATTCCGAGGTCAAGGACGGCAAGACCGTTCCTGCATGGAAGGGGCTTCAGACGACGCGGCCCACGCCGACCGATGTGACCACGTGGTTTGCGCGGCCGAACGGTAAAGGCTTGGCGCTGGTAACAGGATCAATCTCGGGTGTGGTCGTCATCGACTTCGACGGACCGGCCGGGGAGGCGCTGCGCGAGCAACTCGGCCTTCCCGTGCACGTTCGGACAGGAAGTGGTGGATCACACGTGTACTTCGAGCATCCTGGCTGGCCCGTCACGACCTTGAACGGCAAGGCCAAGGAAGATCTGGGAAAGCAGTGGCCAGGTCTCGACATCCGCGGCGATGGCGGGTATGCGGTCATTCCCCCCAGCCGTAACGCCAGCGGGCCATACACATGGCTGGGCAGGCCCGGTGAGATGCTGCCCCTCGACCGGCTGCCGGAGGATCTGCGTGCATTTCTTGGCCTTCTTGAAGCTCCGCGCCCATCAGCCCCGCGCAACACCACTCCCAGTACGTCGTATACGGGGCAGCGCCGGGATGGATCAGGGCGGCCACCAGCGGAACTGCTGCTCGGCCGCGCCCTTGATCAGGTGAATGCCGGCGAAGGTCGCAACAACGCCGGCGCCGAGATGGTGATGCAGCTGCGCGACAACGGGTACAGCGAGGGCGAGGCGTGGGACGTCATGCGCGAGTACGTGGCCCGCGTGCCGCAGCAGGACGCCCACGGCCGCCAGGACCCGTACACGGAAGGGGCTGCGCGCGCCACGCTGCGTAGCATCTACACCCGGCCGGCGCGGGATCCCTGGGAGGATCGGCGGCCGGCACCGTCCTCTGGTCCGACCAGCGTCCTGGCCTCGGCTCCCCGATCCGAAGGGGCGCCCCCTAGCCCGGTGGCTGAAACAGGAGACGGGCCGGTCGTTCTCACCGGTGATACGGACTTTGCACGAGTCGATGCCGCTCTTGCCATGCCCCATGCAGAAAACGCTGTCGCTCGCCGGTCGCAGACTGCGGACGACCTGCGTACGCTCCTCCAGGACGGACGACCGGTCTTTGCTCTGGCTCCAACGCACACGATGGAGAGGACCCTCGATGCGGCCGGTGTGGAGTGGTACGCCCTCCCACGCCTGTCGGTGACGGCCACCGGGGAACAACTGCTTGAAGAGTTGCGGACGGCCATGGCCGATGTCTGGGGGGCCAGCCTTGCCGGCAGTCAGACCTTCCTGCAGGAAGAACTCTTGGCGCTGGCCGATGCTCGCCTGAATCGGGGCGGCGCCATGTACCCGACAGGTCTGGCTGAGTTCGACGAGGCGATCGGCGGTGGCTTCTACGACGGCCTGCACGTGCTGGGTGGCGTTACTGGCGGGGGCAAGACAGCCCTGGCGCTGGCGATCGCGGAGGGGAATGCCCGTGCTGGCCGGCCAGTCCTGTATGTCACGTACGAGCAGAGCCGGTACGAGTTGTGGAGCCGCATGATTAGCACGCGCACCGGCATTGCGCAGCGGCACCTCCGATCAGGGGGCACGCCAGAACGCCCGGTCAGTGCAGACCTGCAGATCAACCCGCAGTACATCGACCTGATCGAGAATGTGGCGCCCAGCCTCACTGTGATCGAAGGGGACGGGTTTGATGGTGGTTCCTGGGGTGTGGACCGGATCGCCGCGCAGGTTCGGCGCCTGAAGGCGGCGCACGACGGCCGTGCGCCGCTGGTGATCCTCGATTACCTGCAGCGCATGCCCAGCGGAAGCGAGAAGGACAAGCGGCACCAGGTGGATGACATCGTGATGGGCCTTCAGGTGCGCCTAGGGCGAGAACTCCACGCGCCTCTGCTGCTGATCAGCAGCGTCGGACGCGGTAAGTACGGCGAGCTGGCTACTATGCCGCTTGAAGAGCGCCTGAGTGTGTTCAAGGAATCGGGCGGTGTGGAGTACACCGCGTACACAGCTACATTGCTCTACCCGCTCGGTGCTCAGAACATTCAGGCGCTTGGGCTCGAAGCGCCCCCACTGCCGGGCAGCAGCCGGGCGGCGCTGAAAGGGCTTTGGAAGTACCTCGTGCTCGACCTCGCGAAGAACCGTGAAGGAGAAGCTCCGTGTCAGTGGGTTGTGAGGTGGTATCCGGTGAGGGGCACATTCGAACTCGTGCAGGCCCTCGATCCAGAAGCGTTAGGTCAGGAGGTAGGGAGCGTCGGACGACGGGCAAGTCGCTGA
- a CDS encoding XRE family transcriptional regulator, whose product MDTNLRVREAMRAAVRRRGLTHAQLASRLGIKQPSVTQLLNGTYGKIPQSLLEALDALGLEITVVESATADDADTAQAKAEAMSLLSTNPWGKKPAGLATPVEVKGPAIEDLLQEHRGPDL is encoded by the coding sequence ATGGACACGAATCTTCGGGTACGGGAGGCGATGAGGGCCGCCGTACGCCGGCGTGGCCTGACGCACGCACAACTGGCCTCGCGCCTGGGCATCAAACAGCCCTCCGTCACGCAGTTGCTCAACGGCACCTACGGCAAGATCCCGCAGTCGCTCCTCGAGGCCCTTGATGCTCTCGGCTTGGAGATCACGGTGGTCGAATCTGCGACCGCCGATGACGCGGACACCGCTCAGGCAAAGGCAGAGGCCATGAGCCTGCTCAGCACGAACCCGTGGGGCAAGAAGCCGGCTGGGCTGGCCACTCCCGTCGAGGTCAAAGGGCCGGCCATTGAGGACCTGCTGCAAGAGCACCGTGGACCTGATCTGTGA
- a CDS encoding type II toxin-antitoxin system VapC family toxin, with the protein MTASRRLLYLDTSAMMRLYTNEPRRSDVLAEQAAADGTIAHSITYVEMRAALAGRRARKLISKAAYEQALTAFESDWETIASIAVNDALLRQAGDLAEQHQLRAYDAVHLAAAVKIAPLGLRFMTFDQKLQAVAEQVLPGMVWHG; encoded by the coding sequence GTGACCGCATCGCGGCGCCTGCTGTACCTGGACACATCCGCGATGATGCGCCTGTACACGAACGAACCGAGGCGAAGCGACGTGCTGGCAGAGCAGGCCGCCGCCGACGGCACGATCGCCCACAGCATCACGTACGTGGAAATGCGTGCTGCACTGGCCGGGCGCCGTGCTCGCAAACTCATATCCAAGGCTGCGTACGAGCAGGCGCTGACTGCATTTGAAAGCGACTGGGAGACTATCGCGAGCATTGCCGTGAATGACGCGCTCCTCCGGCAGGCCGGTGACCTTGCCGAGCAGCACCAGTTACGGGCATACGATGCGGTGCATCTGGCGGCCGCGGTGAAGATTGCGCCCCTGGGCTTGCGGTTCATGACCTTCGACCAGAAGTTACAGGCAGTGGCTGAGCAGGTACTGCCGGGGATGGTATGGCATGGCTGA